In Kocuria turfanensis, a single genomic region encodes these proteins:
- a CDS encoding fibrinogen-like YCDxxxxGGGW domain-containing protein, with product MGNTNTSSRADSGRRRARTARTRATLSIGTVMAVAATLLTFAPVGAADTPPVDGKSAATAAASCWEIKQKDPKSASGVYWLVTPAMTAPEQFYCDQVTDGGGWVLVGRGRNDWKEYYQGVGTPKDVSSTVTGTAAFAPKQLSSETVDDLLNGQRPDSLDDGIRLRRARDAAGTTWQEGRVKVSAKPYWNWTFGSRTPVTSWSFRYGTGVASGTGGTTNDIGTTGTARLRFADVAETSWQRGFRYGDEVVGSNTSTTYLWSPATGGKGAMPFTQVYLRPKVTQQAFTGKAIPDAGTAAIAQRALPNSGAEPTKWGAVERADGQGEEMNTEVQALEQIGNSVFTGGNFKAMQRNAAGTGRVAQSYLAAFDVNTGELRTDFRPVFNGQVKALAELPNNRLAVGGRFSTVNGVSAPGFVVLDATTGKVDTAWNLKVENLLTGGVLQVRTLDVQGDWLYLGGAFTHLSGGQETGRVYARAGARVKISTRTPDASWNPEFNGTVTSVDASPKGDRLYAAGYFNQSRSASAFRLAAVRTTAGAALDPWTWEPSIPVDYANPGQAGFQLAVREQGSTVWAGGAEHSMFGYDRSTFQRTSEGITSQGGDIQAITSTDDTVYGACHCFNWYNAGATKWIKANVATQPKIVADRINAIGAWDAQSGRYQPGFNPEIKGFGGWGIWAALMDSNGVLWTGGDINRSVSTSGAAQWSGGFLRFAPRDAKAPAAPSGLKVGLDGSSDALTWTAAPESGVSYQVLRNDRPIGTATGTSFKVAHVDGARYAVRAADAAGNVSASTPVALAGTAPAPEPQPEPQPEPGTSTLIAEGATWKYHHDRANPPAADWAGTAFVDTAWKQGSAVLGWGDASVKTTLVADGTRPLTTYYRKTVDVADASKVAKLTLTTRADDAVAIYVNGKEVARSNLPEGTLTSGTYALAPRRTATAVADPVVVEVPGSALRTGKNVISAEVHSNWTSTTDATFDLSAVVTAGTQPEPPAEEPPAPEDPPAEEPAAAGALVAAGSSWRYHHDRANPPADDWAGTAFDDTAWKQGSAVLGWNDASVKTTLVADGTRPLTTYYRRTVDVADASTLGDLTLTTRADDAVAVYVNGKEVTRSNLPEGTLTSGTYALAPRRTATAVADPVVVTIPASALRTGKNVIAAEVHSNWTNTTDATFDLELKPQPKDA from the coding sequence ATGGGAAACACGAACACCTCGTCCCGGGCGGACTCGGGCCGGCGCCGGGCGCGCACGGCCCGCACCCGGGCGACCCTGAGCATCGGCACCGTGATGGCCGTCGCCGCGACCCTGCTGACCTTCGCGCCGGTGGGCGCCGCCGACACGCCGCCGGTGGACGGGAAGTCCGCGGCCACGGCCGCCGCCTCCTGCTGGGAGATCAAGCAGAAGGACCCGAAGTCCGCCTCCGGCGTCTACTGGCTGGTCACCCCGGCCATGACCGCCCCCGAGCAGTTCTACTGCGACCAGGTGACCGACGGCGGCGGCTGGGTGCTGGTGGGCCGCGGCCGCAACGACTGGAAGGAGTACTACCAGGGCGTGGGCACGCCCAAGGACGTCTCCTCCACGGTCACCGGCACCGCGGCCTTCGCGCCCAAGCAGCTGTCCTCCGAGACGGTCGACGACCTGCTCAACGGCCAGCGCCCCGACTCCCTGGACGACGGCATCCGGCTGCGCCGCGCCCGCGACGCCGCGGGCACCACCTGGCAGGAGGGACGCGTCAAGGTCTCGGCCAAGCCCTACTGGAACTGGACCTTCGGCTCCCGCACCCCGGTGACCTCCTGGTCGTTCCGGTACGGCACGGGCGTGGCCTCCGGGACCGGCGGCACCACGAACGACATCGGCACCACCGGCACGGCCCGCCTGCGCTTCGCTGACGTGGCCGAGACCAGCTGGCAGCGCGGCTTCCGCTACGGCGACGAGGTGGTCGGCAGCAACACCTCGACCACCTACCTCTGGTCGCCCGCCACGGGCGGGAAGGGCGCCATGCCCTTCACCCAGGTCTACCTGCGGCCCAAGGTCACCCAGCAGGCCTTCACCGGCAAGGCCATCCCGGACGCCGGCACCGCCGCGATCGCCCAGCGGGCCCTGCCCAACAGCGGCGCCGAGCCCACCAAGTGGGGCGCCGTGGAGCGCGCCGACGGTCAGGGCGAGGAGATGAACACGGAGGTGCAGGCCCTCGAGCAGATCGGGAACTCCGTCTTCACCGGCGGCAACTTCAAGGCCATGCAGCGCAACGCGGCCGGCACCGGGCGCGTGGCGCAGTCCTACCTCGCGGCCTTCGACGTCAACACCGGTGAGCTGCGCACCGACTTCCGTCCCGTCTTCAACGGCCAGGTCAAGGCGCTCGCGGAGCTGCCGAACAACCGGCTGGCCGTGGGCGGGCGCTTCAGCACCGTCAACGGCGTGAGCGCGCCCGGCTTCGTGGTGCTCGACGCCACGACCGGCAAGGTGGACACCGCCTGGAACCTCAAGGTGGAGAACCTGCTGACCGGCGGCGTCCTGCAGGTGCGCACCCTCGACGTGCAGGGCGACTGGCTGTACCTGGGCGGGGCCTTCACCCACCTCAGCGGCGGCCAGGAGACGGGCCGGGTCTACGCCCGCGCCGGCGCCCGCGTGAAGATCTCCACCCGCACCCCGGACGCCTCCTGGAACCCCGAGTTCAACGGCACGGTGACCAGCGTGGACGCCTCCCCGAAGGGCGACCGGCTCTACGCGGCCGGCTACTTCAACCAGTCCCGCAGCGCCTCCGCGTTCCGGCTCGCCGCGGTGCGCACCACCGCCGGCGCGGCGCTGGACCCCTGGACCTGGGAGCCGTCCATCCCCGTCGACTACGCCAACCCGGGTCAGGCCGGATTCCAGCTCGCCGTGCGGGAGCAGGGCTCGACCGTGTGGGCCGGCGGCGCCGAGCACTCGATGTTCGGCTACGACCGCTCCACGTTCCAGCGCACCTCCGAAGGCATCACCTCCCAGGGCGGCGACATCCAGGCGATCACCTCGACCGACGACACCGTCTACGGCGCGTGCCACTGCTTCAACTGGTACAACGCCGGCGCCACCAAGTGGATCAAGGCCAACGTGGCCACCCAGCCGAAGATCGTCGCGGACCGGATCAACGCCATCGGTGCCTGGGACGCCCAGAGCGGGCGGTACCAGCCCGGCTTCAACCCCGAGATCAAGGGCTTCGGCGGCTGGGGCATCTGGGCCGCGCTGATGGACAGCAACGGCGTCCTGTGGACCGGCGGCGACATCAACCGCAGCGTCTCCACCTCCGGCGCCGCGCAGTGGTCCGGCGGCTTCCTCCGCTTCGCCCCGCGCGACGCCAAGGCCCCGGCCGCGCCGTCGGGCCTGAAGGTGGGCCTCGACGGGAGCTCCGACGCCCTCACCTGGACGGCTGCCCCCGAGTCCGGGGTGAGCTACCAGGTGCTGCGCAACGACCGGCCCATCGGCACCGCCACGGGCACGAGCTTCAAGGTCGCCCACGTGGACGGCGCCCGCTACGCGGTGCGCGCGGCCGACGCGGCCGGCAACGTCTCCGCCTCCACCCCGGTGGCCCTGGCCGGCACCGCACCGGCGCCCGAGCCGCAGCCCGAGCCGCAGCCGGAGCCGGGCACCAGCACCCTGATCGCCGAGGGCGCCACGTGGAAGTACCACCACGACCGGGCCAACCCGCCCGCCGCGGACTGGGCCGGCACCGCGTTCGTCGACACCGCCTGGAAGCAGGGCTCGGCCGTGCTGGGCTGGGGCGACGCCTCGGTGAAGACCACGCTGGTGGCCGACGGCACCCGCCCGCTGACCACCTACTACCGCAAGACCGTGGACGTGGCCGACGCCTCCAAGGTGGCCAAGCTGACGCTCACCACCCGCGCCGACGACGCCGTGGCGATCTACGTCAACGGCAAGGAGGTGGCCCGCTCCAACCTCCCCGAGGGCACGCTCACGTCGGGCACCTATGCCCTGGCCCCGCGCCGGACCGCCACCGCGGTGGCCGACCCGGTCGTGGTCGAGGTCCCCGGGTCGGCGCTGCGGACCGGCAAGAACGTGATCTCCGCCGAGGTGCACTCCAACTGGACGAGCACCACCGACGCCACGTTCGACCTCTCCGCGGTGGTCACCGCCGGCACGCAGCCGGAGCCCCCGGCCGAGGAGCCTCCCGCCCCGGAGGACCCCCCGGCCGAGGAGCCGGCCGCCGCGGGCGCCCTGGTGGCCGCGGGCTCGTCCTGGCGCTACCACCACGACCGGGCGAACCCGCCGGCCGACGACTGGGCCGGCACGGCCTTCGACGACACCGCCTGGAAGCAGGGCTCGGCCGTGCTCGGCTGGAACGACGCCTCGGTGAAGACCACGCTGGTGGCCGACGGCACCCGTCCGCTGACCACCTACTACCGCCGGACGGTGGACGTGGCCGACGCCTCGACGCTCGGGGACCTGACGCTCACCACCCGCGCCGACGACGCGGTGGCGGTCTACGTCAACGGCAAGGAGGTGACCCGCTCCAACCTCCCCGAGGGCACGCTCACGTCGGGCACCTACGCCCTGGCCCCGCGCCGGACCGCCACCGCGGTGGCCGACCCGGTCGTGGTGACGATCCCCGCGTCGGCGCTGCGGACCGGAAAGAACGTGATCGCCGCGGAGGTGCACTCCAACTGGACGAACACCACCGACGCCACGTTCGACCTGGAGCTCAAGCCCCAGCCGAAGGACGCGTGA
- a CDS encoding adenylyltransferase/cytidyltransferase family protein produces the protein MSTKQSAPRVGYAAGAFDLFHVGHLNILRQAKQHCDHLIAGVVSDDLIEITKGHRPVVSLRERMEIVEHIRYVDQVHAEILLDKLDTWRELRFDVFFKGDDWRGTPKGYRLEREFAAVGVEVVYFPYTVHTSSTKLRAALEVLSLPVA, from the coding sequence ATGAGCACCAAGCAGTCCGCACCGCGCGTGGGATACGCGGCCGGGGCGTTCGACCTGTTCCACGTGGGACACCTGAACATCCTGCGCCAGGCGAAGCAGCACTGCGACCACCTGATCGCCGGGGTGGTCTCCGACGACCTGATCGAGATAACCAAGGGCCACCGCCCGGTGGTCTCCCTGCGGGAGCGGATGGAGATCGTCGAGCACATCCGCTACGTGGACCAGGTCCACGCCGAGATCCTGCTGGACAAGCTGGACACGTGGCGGGAGCTGCGCTTCGACGTGTTCTTCAAGGGCGACGACTGGCGCGGCACCCCGAAGGGGTACCGGCTCGAGCGGGAGTTCGCGGCGGTCGGGGTGGAGGTCGTGTACTTCCCGTACACGGTGCACACGTCCTCCACGAAGCTGCGCGCCGCCCTGGAGGTCCTCTCGCTGCCGGTCGCCTGA
- a CDS encoding O-antigen ligase family protein, whose protein sequence is MALSTSAVVRPAPVRRTTGALPAWPLLALFWGLPLIWASGALQFAPALLAVVMLFLLVLRRGVTVPWPAWVLGVFLLWMAASSVQIEGFGSWMGFALRWVNIFAALVYVVYYWNARETLDSRRFLRAAVVAWATLVGFGLLTFVIPEARLTTPIGLLLPEGITSNALVQNYFFPPLAEVQLPWGAPEPYNRPAAPFPYTNGWGSGFVLLTPLVLAYLTTVRFRARHLLVVAGLLASLAPAVATTNRGMFLGIAVALGYVMVRMVLRGRIGVALAGTAAVAAVGAWLVASGAVERILGRQEYSDSTGTRSDLYRDTFLATLDSPLLGYGAPLYDETVGIEMGTQGYVWTLMFCYGFVGLGLFVAYLHGTTLATLRVRTTTGLLVHSAPVAACLFFTYYGLDAVQFILISLSLAVLLRSRHHGEGL, encoded by the coding sequence GTGGCGCTGTCGACCTCCGCGGTGGTGCGGCCGGCCCCGGTCCGCCGCACCACCGGCGCCCTGCCCGCCTGGCCGCTGCTGGCGCTGTTCTGGGGTCTGCCGCTGATCTGGGCCTCCGGGGCGCTGCAGTTCGCTCCGGCCCTGCTCGCGGTGGTCATGCTGTTCCTGCTCGTGCTCCGCCGCGGCGTCACGGTCCCGTGGCCGGCGTGGGTGCTCGGCGTGTTCCTGCTCTGGATGGCCGCCAGCTCGGTGCAGATCGAGGGGTTCGGCTCCTGGATGGGGTTCGCGCTGCGCTGGGTGAACATCTTCGCCGCGCTGGTCTACGTCGTCTACTACTGGAACGCCCGGGAGACCCTGGACTCCCGGCGGTTCCTGCGCGCCGCCGTGGTCGCGTGGGCCACGCTCGTGGGGTTCGGCCTGCTGACCTTCGTGATCCCCGAGGCGCGGCTGACCACCCCGATCGGCCTGCTGCTGCCGGAGGGCATCACCTCCAACGCGCTCGTGCAGAACTACTTCTTCCCGCCCCTGGCGGAGGTCCAGCTGCCCTGGGGCGCCCCGGAGCCCTACAACCGGCCGGCCGCCCCGTTCCCGTACACCAACGGGTGGGGCTCCGGGTTCGTGCTGCTCACGCCCCTGGTGCTCGCCTACCTCACCACCGTCCGGTTCCGCGCCCGGCACCTGCTGGTCGTCGCCGGGCTGCTGGCCTCGCTCGCCCCGGCCGTGGCCACGACCAACCGCGGCATGTTCCTCGGCATCGCGGTGGCCCTCGGCTACGTGATGGTCCGGATGGTCCTGCGGGGCCGGATCGGGGTGGCGCTGGCCGGGACCGCCGCCGTGGCCGCCGTGGGGGCGTGGCTCGTGGCCAGCGGCGCCGTGGAGCGGATCCTGGGCCGGCAGGAGTACAGCGACAGCACGGGCACGCGCTCCGACCTCTACCGGGACACCTTCTTGGCCACCCTGGACTCCCCGCTGCTGGGCTACGGGGCCCCGCTCTACGACGAGACCGTGGGCATCGAGATGGGCACCCAGGGCTACGTGTGGACCCTGATGTTCTGCTACGGGTTCGTGGGCCTGGGCCTGTTCGTGGCCTATCTGCACGGGACCACGCTGGCGACCCTGCGGGTGCGCACCACGACCGGGCTGCTCGTGCACTCCGCCCCCGTGGCCGCGTGCCTGTTCTTCACCTACTACGGCCTCGACGCGGTGCAGTTCATCCTGATCAGCCTGAGCCTGGCCGTGCTGCTGCGCTCCCGGCACCACGGGGAGGGGCTGTGA
- a CDS encoding CDP-alcohol phosphatidyltransferase family protein has translation MSPATGVPRRRPSYPEALAGLRAAQKPGQGVPAYTRWVNRPLARYAAARAAAAGLTPNGVTALSAVLSAAGLAVLVAAPPAAATGVVVAVLLAAGYVLDSADGQVARLTGTGSPAGEWLDHVVDAIRTPAIHLAVAAAALLHPRPEAFPAAAVAVLAALFVLVEVGQFMSQILAEQLRRTGGLAGPPAGGALRSFLNLPTDAGVTCWIFLLWGIPALFLPAYAILLSALAAISAVSMRRKYLGLTARPAATTPDAAGVHPTDRSTSHVR, from the coding sequence ATGAGCCCGGCGACCGGCGTCCCGCGGCGCCGCCCGAGCTACCCGGAGGCCCTGGCCGGGCTGCGCGCGGCGCAGAAGCCCGGCCAGGGGGTCCCGGCCTACACCCGGTGGGTCAACCGGCCGCTGGCCCGCTACGCCGCCGCCCGGGCCGCCGCGGCCGGCCTGACCCCCAACGGGGTGACCGCCCTCAGCGCGGTGCTCTCCGCGGCGGGGCTGGCCGTGCTCGTGGCGGCCCCGCCGGCGGCGGCCACCGGCGTCGTCGTCGCCGTCCTGCTCGCCGCCGGGTACGTGCTGGACTCCGCCGACGGGCAGGTGGCCCGGCTCACCGGGACCGGCTCGCCGGCCGGGGAGTGGCTGGACCACGTGGTCGACGCGATCCGCACCCCGGCGATCCACCTGGCCGTGGCGGCCGCCGCCCTGCTGCACCCGCGGCCCGAGGCGTTCCCGGCCGCCGCGGTGGCGGTCCTCGCGGCCCTGTTCGTGCTCGTGGAGGTCGGCCAGTTCATGAGCCAGATCCTCGCCGAGCAGCTGCGGCGCACGGGCGGCCTGGCCGGCCCGCCGGCCGGCGGGGCGCTGCGCTCCTTCCTCAACCTGCCCACCGACGCGGGGGTCACCTGCTGGATCTTCCTCCTCTGGGGGATCCCCGCGCTCTTCCTGCCCGCCTACGCGATCCTGCTGAGCGCCCTCGCGGCGATCAGCGCGGTGTCCATGCGGCGCAAGTACCTGGGTCTGACTGCCCGGCCTGCCGCCACCACCCCGGACGCCGCCGGCGTCCACCCGACCGACAGGAGCACCTCCCATGTCCGCTGA
- a CDS encoding lipopolysaccharide biosynthesis protein codes for MTPQRLARSGTLTFAFVVTGAGLAFAATLVVSNASGAAAAGQFFQVVAVLAIATTLSTFGADTGLVRSVPALTARGQGAAVPAVLRIAGRPVLVLAAGVAATAAVLALAPGALPDGVGPAVLLAAPFLVLGAVLNLAFGALRGLHRVPTFSFLQNVVLPSLRVLGVLGVVVAGGGLLALTAAWTVPVAVVCVLALVLLHRIVRDLRDEPGAAPPPDTGTQRRAFWSFSSARGVTAVVEALLEWLDVLLVAAFLGPAAAGVYGVVNRCIRVGAMLDHTARIVTGPSISAALAVDDLATARSVFTRTTAVLVAGAWPFYLTLLLFGPGVLAFFGDGFASGYPAMLVIAAAMLLAVSAGGVQSLLLMAGRSRWQLMNKSTALAVAVALNLWLIPQWGLVGAATAWAASVLTDTGLALFQCVRLLGISPRWPVVGAIAAAAAVLSGGSGLLVRAALGPGTTGLLVHLGLTGVLVAVAAAVLVLRQRSAVRGTEAAACGPKRPRSSRPLLWSR; via the coding sequence GTGACCCCGCAGCGGCTGGCGCGCTCGGGCACCCTGACCTTCGCGTTCGTGGTCACCGGGGCGGGGCTGGCCTTCGCCGCCACGCTGGTGGTCTCCAACGCCTCCGGGGCGGCGGCGGCCGGTCAGTTCTTCCAGGTGGTCGCCGTGCTGGCGATCGCCACGACCCTGTCCACCTTCGGCGCCGACACCGGGCTGGTCCGGTCGGTGCCCGCCCTCACCGCCCGGGGACAGGGCGCGGCGGTGCCCGCGGTGCTGCGGATCGCCGGCCGGCCGGTGCTCGTGCTCGCCGCCGGGGTGGCCGCCACGGCGGCCGTGCTCGCCCTCGCCCCGGGGGCCCTGCCCGACGGGGTCGGGCCGGCGGTGCTGCTGGCGGCGCCCTTCCTGGTGCTGGGGGCCGTGCTCAACCTCGCCTTCGGCGCCCTGCGCGGGCTGCACCGCGTGCCGACCTTCTCGTTCTTGCAGAACGTGGTGCTGCCGTCGCTGCGGGTGCTCGGCGTCCTCGGCGTCGTCGTCGCCGGCGGCGGGCTGCTCGCGCTGACGGCGGCGTGGACGGTGCCGGTCGCCGTGGTCTGCGTGCTCGCCCTCGTGCTGCTGCACCGGATCGTCCGGGACCTGCGCGACGAGCCGGGGGCCGCTCCCCCGCCGGACACCGGCACGCAGCGGCGGGCGTTCTGGTCCTTCTCCTCCGCCCGCGGGGTCACCGCGGTGGTCGAGGCGCTGCTGGAGTGGCTCGACGTGCTGCTCGTGGCCGCGTTCCTGGGCCCCGCCGCGGCGGGCGTCTACGGCGTGGTCAACCGGTGCATCAGGGTCGGGGCCATGCTCGACCACACGGCGCGCATCGTCACGGGACCGTCCATCAGCGCCGCCCTGGCCGTCGACGACCTCGCCACCGCCCGCTCCGTGTTCACCCGCACCACGGCCGTGCTCGTGGCCGGGGCCTGGCCCTTCTACCTGACCCTGCTGCTGTTCGGGCCCGGGGTGCTCGCGTTCTTCGGCGACGGCTTCGCGTCCGGCTACCCCGCGATGCTCGTCATCGCCGCCGCGATGCTGCTGGCCGTCTCGGCCGGCGGGGTGCAGTCGCTGCTGCTGATGGCCGGGCGCAGCCGGTGGCAGCTGATGAACAAGTCCACCGCGCTGGCCGTGGCCGTGGCGCTCAACCTGTGGCTGATCCCGCAGTGGGGGCTCGTGGGCGCGGCCACGGCGTGGGCGGCGTCGGTGCTCACCGACACCGGGCTGGCCCTGTTCCAGTGCGTGCGCCTGCTGGGCATCTCGCCGCGCTGGCCCGTGGTGGGCGCGATCGCCGCGGCCGCCGCGGTGCTCAGCGGCGGGAGCGGGCTCCTCGTGCGCGCCGCCCTCGGTCCGGGCACCACCGGGCTGCTCGTCCACCTCGGGCTCACCGGCGTGCTCGTGGCCGTCGCCGCGGCGGTGCTCGTGCTCCGGCAGCGGTCGGCCGTCCGGGGGACGGAGGCCGCCGCGTGTGGCCCGAAGAGACCACGGAGCTCCCGGCCGCTGCTGTGGTCCCGCTGA
- a CDS encoding glycosyltransferase family 2 protein, protein MSADVLAPATTTAAGFRSETPSVSVLIATAGRPQMLREAVRAIVEQDYAGPLQVVVVFDRVEVDPLADVAVPAGVDLRTVPNTRSPGLVGARNTGIHAATGEIIAFCDDDDVWAPRKLTRQVAHWNRHPEASAIAGAIHIVSHERTIRRVPQAVATFEELLADRMMEIHPSALICRRADLYGPVGLVDEDLPSSYGEDYDLLLRLARHAPVHSVPETVLTVRWDRPSFFRQQWGDMADALTYMLRKFPEFETSARGTALMAGQVAFAHAARGDRRAAVRWARAALGRDRGQLRAWGALAVATGAVSAERLQNAVSFFGRGV, encoded by the coding sequence ATGTCCGCTGACGTCCTCGCCCCGGCCACGACCACCGCCGCCGGGTTCCGCTCCGAGACCCCGTCCGTGTCCGTCCTGATCGCCACCGCCGGGCGGCCGCAGATGCTGCGCGAGGCGGTCCGCGCGATCGTCGAGCAGGACTACGCCGGCCCGCTGCAGGTCGTCGTCGTCTTCGACCGCGTGGAGGTGGACCCCCTGGCGGACGTCGCCGTGCCGGCCGGGGTGGACCTGCGCACCGTGCCCAACACCCGCAGCCCGGGACTGGTGGGCGCCCGCAACACCGGCATCCACGCCGCCACCGGGGAGATCATCGCCTTCTGCGACGACGACGACGTCTGGGCCCCGCGCAAGCTCACCCGCCAGGTCGCGCACTGGAATCGGCATCCGGAGGCCTCGGCGATCGCCGGGGCGATCCACATCGTCTCCCACGAGCGCACCATCCGGCGCGTCCCGCAGGCCGTGGCCACCTTCGAGGAGCTGCTGGCCGACCGGATGATGGAGATCCACCCCTCCGCGCTGATCTGCCGCCGCGCCGACCTGTACGGGCCCGTGGGCCTGGTCGACGAGGACCTGCCCTCCTCCTACGGCGAGGACTACGACCTGCTGCTGCGCCTGGCCCGGCACGCCCCGGTGCACTCCGTGCCCGAGACCGTGCTGACCGTGCGCTGGGACCGGCCCTCCTTCTTCCGCCAGCAGTGGGGGGACATGGCCGACGCGCTGACCTACATGCTGCGCAAGTTCCCCGAGTTCGAGACCTCGGCCCGGGGCACGGCGCTGATGGCCGGGCAGGTGGCCTTCGCCCACGCCGCCCGCGGCGACCGCCGGGCGGCGGTGCGGTGGGCGCGGGCCGCGCTGGGCCGGGACCGCGGGCAGCTGCGGGCGTGGGGCGCCCTGGCCGTGGCCACGGGCGCGGTCAGCGCCGAGCGGCTGCAGAACGCGGTGTCCTTCTTCGGCCGGGGAGTGTGA
- a CDS encoding acyltransferase family protein — translation MRQFAHLDAMRAAAVMLVVLAHAGLELVPGGSGVTIFFVISGFIITHLVLKEHRRTGGFAIGGFYRRRALKLVPPLLVALVLPTALYAWLVRPVNLGDVLGQVFFFFNWRYVDSQVDVLPGSIVVWSLSIEEQFYVAFALVWLLLVGTRRPAAALAVLAGTAAVASAAARVVLHLGGASEDRIYFGTDTRLEAIAIGVLAALWYARTTREGAGAPAWWGRDRVLVAALLLYLGSVLIRDELFRETLRYSIQAVAACLVVLWGLHGPTGALGTRALAVMRWRWIQLLGLASYSIYLLHLGAQHLLTALVGELPGPGGVVVHVLVGTGAGIACWWFVEEPVARWQHRRRTRAAAPPATVSAEQAVNQPAG, via the coding sequence GTGCGGCAGTTCGCGCACCTGGACGCGATGCGGGCCGCCGCGGTGATGCTCGTGGTGCTCGCCCACGCGGGGCTGGAGCTGGTCCCGGGCGGCAGCGGGGTGACGATCTTCTTCGTCATCTCCGGCTTCATCATCACGCACCTGGTGCTCAAGGAGCACCGGCGCACCGGCGGGTTCGCCATCGGCGGGTTCTACCGCCGGCGGGCGCTGAAGCTGGTGCCGCCGCTGCTGGTCGCCCTCGTGCTGCCCACCGCGCTGTACGCGTGGCTGGTGCGCCCGGTGAACCTCGGCGACGTGCTGGGCCAGGTCTTCTTCTTCTTCAACTGGCGCTACGTCGACTCGCAGGTGGACGTGCTGCCCGGCTCGATCGTGGTGTGGAGCCTGTCCATCGAGGAGCAGTTCTACGTGGCCTTCGCGCTGGTCTGGCTGCTGCTGGTGGGCACTCGCCGCCCGGCCGCCGCCCTGGCGGTGCTGGCCGGCACGGCCGCGGTCGCCTCGGCCGCGGCGCGCGTGGTGCTGCACCTGGGCGGGGCGAGCGAGGACCGGATCTACTTCGGCACCGACACCCGGCTGGAGGCCATCGCGATCGGCGTGCTGGCCGCGCTCTGGTACGCCCGGACCACGCGGGAGGGCGCCGGCGCCCCGGCGTGGTGGGGTCGGGACCGGGTGCTGGTGGCGGCTCTGCTGCTCTACCTGGGCTCGGTGCTGATCCGGGACGAGCTGTTCCGGGAGACCCTGCGCTACTCGATCCAGGCGGTCGCCGCCTGTCTGGTGGTGCTGTGGGGCCTGCACGGGCCCACCGGTGCGCTGGGGACCCGGGCGCTGGCGGTGATGCGGTGGCGGTGGATCCAGCTGCTGGGCCTGGCCAGCTACAGCATCTACCTGCTGCACCTGGGCGCCCAGCACCTGCTCACGGCGCTGGTCGGGGAGCTGCCGGGCCCGGGCGGGGTCGTGGTCCACGTGCTGGTCGGCACGGGCGCCGGCATCGCCTGCTGGTGGTTCGTGGAGGAGCCCGTGGCCCGCTGGCAGCACCGCCGCCGTACGCGTGCGGCCGCACCGCCCGCCACCGTGTCCGCGGAACAGGCCGTGAACCAGCCCGCAGGCTGA